From Synoicihabitans lomoniglobus, the proteins below share one genomic window:
- the thrS gene encoding threonine--tRNA ligase has translation MSSMTPLEEMRHSCSHVLATAVLRLFPETKLDIGPPTDTGFYYDFDSEHKFTVEDLEKIEAEMTKVIKENQAFRRKEVPRDEAIEIIKARGQERYKLGRLDDIPEGEAISFYENGEFMDLCAGSHVRYTKKIKAFKLLSVAGAYHRGDEKNKQLQRIYGTAFPSKDELAAYMEQIEQARARDHRKIGKDLKLFVIDEDVGQGLILWTPAGSVIRQELQNFIGNELRKQGYHQVFTPHIGKLALYKTSGHFPYYKDSQFPAIPEPDDFARVATEGCGCAELTARLEAVSPHFANEINRRTGTETIGADRVMDATKLLDGFMLKPMNCPHHIKIFDSQPHSYRDLPLRLAEFGTVYRWEQSGELNGMTRVRGFTQDDAHLFCTEDQVAAEVMGCLSLVKTVLSTLGMSDYRVRVGLRDPDDSKFTGDPAKWDQAEEACRNAAKTLDVPFTEEPGEAAFYGPKIDFVVKDVIGREWQLGTVQVDYVLPVRFDLSYIGADNQPHRPVMIHRAPFGSMERFCGVLIEHFNGDFPLWLAPEQVRLLPISEKVIDYGRDLLAQLKAAGIRAVLDEHSDKLGAKIRRAELDKVPHTLILGGKEAEAGAVSVRTRASGDEGTVPFADYLARAQNEIATRSLPVRSS, from the coding sequence ATGTCCTCCATGACTCCGCTCGAAGAAATGCGCCACTCGTGCTCCCACGTTCTGGCCACCGCCGTTCTACGTCTCTTCCCCGAGACCAAACTCGATATCGGTCCGCCCACCGACACGGGGTTTTATTACGATTTCGATTCCGAGCACAAATTCACCGTCGAAGATCTTGAGAAAATCGAGGCCGAGATGACCAAGGTCATCAAAGAAAACCAGGCCTTCCGGCGCAAAGAGGTTCCCCGCGACGAAGCGATCGAGATCATCAAAGCCCGCGGCCAGGAGCGCTACAAACTCGGCCGTCTCGATGACATTCCCGAGGGCGAAGCCATCTCCTTTTACGAGAATGGTGAATTCATGGATCTCTGCGCCGGTTCGCACGTGCGCTACACCAAGAAGATCAAAGCGTTCAAACTGCTCTCCGTCGCCGGTGCCTATCACCGCGGCGACGAAAAGAACAAACAGCTCCAGCGCATCTATGGCACCGCCTTTCCGTCCAAGGACGAATTGGCCGCCTACATGGAGCAAATCGAACAGGCCCGCGCCCGCGATCACCGCAAGATCGGCAAGGACCTGAAACTCTTCGTCATCGACGAAGATGTGGGCCAAGGCCTGATCCTCTGGACTCCGGCCGGCTCCGTCATTCGCCAGGAGTTGCAGAACTTCATCGGCAACGAACTGCGCAAGCAGGGTTACCATCAGGTCTTCACGCCGCACATCGGCAAACTCGCGCTCTACAAGACGTCCGGCCACTTCCCCTACTACAAGGACTCGCAGTTCCCCGCCATTCCCGAGCCCGACGATTTTGCCCGCGTCGCGACCGAAGGCTGCGGCTGCGCTGAACTCACGGCGCGCCTCGAAGCCGTCTCGCCGCATTTTGCCAACGAGATCAATCGTCGCACCGGCACCGAGACCATCGGAGCCGACCGCGTGATGGATGCGACCAAGCTCCTCGACGGCTTCATGCTGAAGCCGATGAACTGCCCGCACCACATCAAGATCTTCGACTCGCAGCCGCACTCCTACCGCGACCTGCCATTGCGGCTCGCGGAGTTCGGCACCGTCTATCGTTGGGAGCAGTCCGGCGAACTGAACGGCATGACCCGCGTGCGCGGCTTCACCCAGGACGACGCCCACTTGTTCTGCACCGAGGATCAGGTCGCCGCCGAAGTCATGGGCTGCCTGTCGCTCGTGAAGACGGTATTGTCGACGCTCGGCATGTCCGACTACCGCGTGCGGGTCGGCCTGCGCGATCCCGATGACTCCAAGTTTACCGGCGATCCCGCCAAATGGGATCAGGCCGAGGAGGCTTGTCGCAATGCGGCCAAAACGCTCGACGTGCCCTTCACCGAGGAACCCGGCGAAGCCGCGTTCTACGGGCCCAAGATCGATTTCGTGGTCAAAGACGTGATCGGCCGCGAGTGGCAACTCGGCACGGTGCAGGTCGACTACGTGCTGCCCGTGCGCTTCGACTTGTCTTACATCGGCGCGGACAATCAACCGCACCGCCCGGTCATGATTCACCGCGCGCCATTTGGCTCCATGGAGCGTTTCTGCGGCGTATTGATCGAGCACTTCAACGGCGATTTCCCGCTCTGGCTCGCGCCCGAACAGGTGCGGTTGTTGCCGATCAGCGAGAAGGTCATCGACTACGGCCGCGACTTGTTGGCCCAGCTCAAGGCGGCCGGCATCCGCGCCGTGCTCGACGAACATTCCGACAAGCTCGGCGCCAAGATCCGTCGCGCCGAGTTGGACAAGGTGCCCCACACCCTGATCCTCGGTGGCAAGGAAGCCGAAGCCGGAGCCGTCAGCGTGCGCACCCGCGCCAGCGGCGACGAAGGCACGGTGCCGTTTGCTGACTACCTCGCCCGCGCCCAGAACGAGATCGCGACGCGGTCTCTGCCCGTTCGCTCCAGTTAA
- a CDS encoding Dabb family protein, which yields MKKTLTTLITLLALTFAASTASADHHMEKESKMAPKSVIHVVTVSWKADATPAQIKAALDGVHTLAKEYPGITRVWTRTIKAQGNRGAAFVMEFASEKALADYAGSDAQKKWYESYYPAREGSTTFDISN from the coding sequence ATGAAAAAGACCCTCACCACCCTGATCACGCTGCTCGCCCTCACGTTTGCAGCTTCCACCGCCTCCGCCGACCATCATATGGAGAAGGAATCCAAGATGGCTCCGAAATCCGTTATCCATGTGGTGACCGTTTCGTGGAAAGCTGACGCCACCCCGGCGCAGATCAAAGCGGCCCTCGACGGTGTGCACACGCTCGCCAAGGAGTATCCCGGTATCACCCGGGTATGGACGCGCACCATCAAGGCCCAAGGCAATCGTGGCGCCGCGTTTGTGATGGAATTCGCCAGCGAGAAAGCCTTGGCCGATTACGCCGGCAGCGATGCGCAAAAGAAGTGGTATGAAAGCTACTACCCGGCGCGCGAAGGCAGCACGACGTTCGATATCTCGAACTGA
- a CDS encoding LacI family DNA-binding transcriptional regulator yields MRRRSDTPSLARIAEEAGVSRAAVSMALRHHPRIPVATRERIEAIAKRLGWKPNPLLAEAMSAIRAGQPPADRVTLAWVTTFPERDGWRDIHYFLRLHEGCVARAARAGYKLEHFWLGDARGNVSRLGDILYNRGINGVIIAPMAQPGSLDLPWKHFASATMGFSVTSPRLHRVTDNHTASVRVGITRLRGAGFKRIGFAISGNFDRRVNGLWTAGYLWQTNEDGDFKPELLHRPDELDETTFVRWVREEKPDAIISVDRRIPDWLAGAGMRIPRDVAYVNLDIAAPDGSVAGVYQDPEGIGACCVDMVAGQLLRHERGLPVKPRTVIIDGRWCDGTTAPACDPESEAAQKADRLLCNEGNFPELLPSAFD; encoded by the coding sequence ATGCGCCGTCGCTCTGATACTCCGTCCCTGGCCCGCATCGCTGAAGAAGCTGGCGTCTCGCGTGCTGCCGTCTCCATGGCGCTGCGCCACCATCCCCGTATTCCCGTTGCCACCCGTGAGCGCATCGAGGCCATTGCCAAGCGACTGGGGTGGAAACCCAATCCGTTGCTGGCCGAAGCCATGAGCGCCATCCGCGCCGGACAACCCCCGGCCGACCGCGTGACCCTCGCGTGGGTGACCACCTTCCCGGAACGCGACGGTTGGCGCGACATCCACTACTTCCTGCGCCTGCACGAAGGCTGCGTCGCGCGGGCCGCCCGCGCCGGTTACAAGCTTGAGCATTTCTGGTTGGGAGATGCGCGCGGCAACGTGTCCCGCCTCGGCGACATTCTCTACAATCGTGGCATCAACGGCGTGATCATCGCTCCCATGGCGCAGCCGGGATCACTCGACTTGCCTTGGAAACACTTTGCCTCGGCCACCATGGGGTTTTCCGTCACATCCCCTCGGCTCCACCGCGTCACCGACAATCACACCGCTTCCGTGCGCGTGGGCATCACCCGCCTGCGCGGGGCCGGTTTCAAACGCATCGGGTTCGCCATTTCGGGTAACTTTGACCGCCGTGTGAACGGCTTGTGGACCGCCGGCTACCTCTGGCAGACCAACGAAGACGGCGATTTCAAACCCGAGTTGCTCCATCGCCCCGACGAGCTCGACGAAACCACCTTCGTGCGTTGGGTGCGCGAGGAAAAGCCCGATGCCATCATCAGCGTGGATCGTCGCATTCCCGATTGGCTCGCCGGTGCCGGCATGCGCATCCCCCGCGATGTGGCCTACGTAAATTTGGACATCGCCGCTCCTGATGGCTCCGTGGCCGGGGTTTACCAAGATCCCGAAGGCATCGGAGCCTGCTGTGTCGACATGGTGGCTGGACAGCTGCTGCGTCACGAACGCGGTCTGCCGGTGAAGCCACGCACGGTCATCATCGATGGCCGATGGTGCGACGGCACCACCGCCCCGGCGTGCGATCCGGAAAGCGAAGCCGCGCAAAAGGCGGACCGGCTGCTTTGCAACGAGGGAAATTTCCCCGAGTTGCTGCCGAGCGCATTCGACTAA
- a CDS encoding plastocyanin/azurin family copper-binding protein: MRPLPRLLILATIVVLGIRAEPIRIGTMPGLRYDISEFSVRPGETVEIVFSNDDDMEHNMVFTRPGARLDVVNAAMTMGAGGAENHYVPDSPQVLWHTAVVPSGESTTLTFQAPETVGEFPYVCTYPGHGFIMFGTMHVTYTPAPPVPTNPEMPLPEPEEHAVAAHDHEAPVFDDVVRVVRAFMPDAGPASIAVGLRDGYSYCWDAGAVRFRYAWHGGFGEAVYRQPMQLQGEVFYREEAGYPLRVGSDPAVAPTTVAFHGYTLDAEGRPTFHYEVDGVRVSEFVEVVGGALVRRFTTAGAETVWFAIPEQDAARFSATGERTDAFFKFSGKAAAAFSVEVRTGLPVSISDYYRIESLRLPEGEFSADAVAFMPDGRLMIAASLSRLYTYDFATETWTLFADGMHTPLGLLPESDTAVLMMQRPELTRVLDRDGDGQADGFETVSDDFGVSGNYAEFAFGPVRDHEGNLFYSLGTGSHYGSPLTNEVRGLYSEFGAWGRMNAPVPYRGWVMKVGANGETTPFAVGFREPNGLGIDPAGRLFVIDNQGDWVGASQIYHVRDGGFYGHVPPLSWHPDFAGKQPLDTPVAELDRRRGRPAVTFPYGDMSNSPTEPRWDATGGAFGPFTGQMFIGEMNHRRLMRVMMEEVDGEMQGAVTPFWEDTGLNLGNNRLTFAEDGSLWIGQTKHEAWVGESGLQRISWRGVVPMEVETMSLTETGFDLRFTRPIERSAASNPANYVLRTYFYNYHELYGSEKFDGRDVAVTAAVVSADGRTVSLTLAEVEPWRIYDFKLNNLHSADGHDLLNRWIVYTLNRLRGGHTPPPPAPIEVETRERRVPTVPEGGVRGVGGPQGFESP, translated from the coding sequence ATGCGACCGCTACCCCGCTTGTTGATATTGGCCACAATTGTAGTCCTCGGCATCCGCGCCGAACCGATCCGGATCGGCACCATGCCGGGTCTGCGCTACGATATCAGCGAATTTTCGGTGCGGCCGGGAGAGACCGTGGAAATCGTGTTCAGTAATGACGATGACATGGAGCACAACATGGTCTTCACCCGCCCGGGCGCGCGGTTGGATGTGGTCAACGCGGCGATGACCATGGGGGCGGGCGGGGCGGAAAATCATTACGTGCCCGACTCCCCGCAGGTGCTCTGGCATACGGCGGTGGTGCCGAGCGGAGAGAGCACGACGCTGACGTTTCAGGCGCCCGAGACGGTGGGCGAGTTCCCCTACGTCTGCACGTATCCGGGGCATGGATTCATCATGTTCGGCACCATGCACGTGACCTACACCCCGGCTCCACCGGTGCCGACCAACCCGGAAATGCCGCTGCCCGAGCCGGAAGAGCACGCGGTGGCCGCCCATGACCACGAGGCACCGGTGTTTGACGATGTCGTGCGCGTGGTGCGTGCGTTCATGCCGGACGCGGGTCCTGCTTCGATTGCGGTGGGATTGCGGGACGGGTATTCATATTGTTGGGACGCCGGTGCGGTGCGGTTTCGTTATGCGTGGCACGGCGGCTTCGGTGAGGCGGTCTACCGGCAGCCGATGCAATTGCAGGGGGAGGTGTTTTATCGGGAGGAAGCAGGATATCCCTTGCGCGTCGGGTCGGATCCGGCGGTGGCTCCGACGACCGTGGCGTTTCACGGCTATACGTTGGATGCCGAGGGTCGACCGACGTTTCATTACGAAGTCGACGGCGTGCGCGTGAGTGAGTTTGTCGAGGTGGTGGGCGGGGCGCTGGTGCGGCGCTTTACCACCGCGGGCGCGGAAACGGTGTGGTTTGCGATTCCGGAGCAGGACGCCGCCAGATTCTCGGCGACGGGAGAACGCACCGACGCGTTTTTCAAGTTCAGCGGAAAAGCCGCCGCGGCGTTCAGTGTGGAAGTCCGCACGGGGTTGCCGGTCAGTATTTCCGACTACTATCGGATCGAATCGTTGCGGTTGCCGGAAGGCGAATTCAGTGCGGATGCCGTGGCTTTCATGCCCGACGGTCGTCTGATGATCGCCGCCTCGTTGAGTCGGCTTTACACCTATGATTTCGCCACTGAAACCTGGACCTTGTTTGCCGACGGGATGCACACCCCGCTCGGGCTGTTGCCGGAAAGCGACACGGCGGTGTTGATGATGCAGCGACCCGAACTCACGCGCGTGCTCGACCGCGACGGCGATGGCCAAGCCGACGGTTTCGAGACGGTCTCGGACGATTTTGGGGTATCGGGCAATTATGCGGAATTCGCGTTCGGACCCGTGCGCGACCACGAGGGCAATCTGTTTTACAGCCTCGGCACAGGATCGCATTACGGCTCGCCGCTGACCAACGAAGTGCGGGGATTATACAGTGAGTTCGGGGCGTGGGGCCGGATGAATGCGCCGGTGCCCTATCGTGGTTGGGTGATGAAAGTGGGAGCGAATGGCGAAACGACCCCTTTTGCGGTGGGGTTTCGGGAACCCAATGGTCTGGGCATCGATCCGGCGGGGCGGCTCTTCGTGATCGACAACCAGGGCGACTGGGTGGGGGCGAGTCAGATCTACCACGTGCGCGACGGTGGATTTTACGGACACGTCCCGCCGTTGTCCTGGCATCCGGATTTCGCGGGTAAGCAACCGTTGGATACGCCGGTGGCGGAGCTCGATCGTCGCCGCGGCCGGCCCGCCGTCACGTTTCCCTACGGTGACATGTCGAACTCACCCACCGAGCCACGTTGGGATGCGACCGGCGGGGCGTTTGGACCGTTTACGGGGCAAATGTTCATCGGCGAGATGAACCACCGGCGGCTGATGCGCGTGATGATGGAGGAAGTGGATGGGGAGATGCAGGGCGCGGTGACTCCGTTTTGGGAGGACACGGGCCTGAACTTGGGTAACAACCGACTCACGTTTGCCGAAGACGGCAGCCTGTGGATCGGTCAGACCAAGCACGAAGCCTGGGTGGGGGAGAGTGGTCTCCAGCGCATCAGCTGGCGGGGAGTGGTGCCGATGGAGGTGGAGACCATGTCTCTGACGGAGACGGGTTTTGATCTGCGTTTCACGCGTCCGATTGAAAGGAGCGCGGCGTCCAACCCGGCAAATTACGTCCTGCGCACGTATTTCTACAATTACCACGAGCTCTACGGCTCGGAGAAATTCGACGGACGTGACGTCGCGGTCACCGCGGCCGTCGTTTCCGCCGATGGTCGCACGGTTTCACTCACGTTGGCGGAGGTGGAGCCGTGGCGGATCTACGATTTCAAGCTCAACAACCTGCACAGCGCTGACGGTCACGACCTCTTGAACCGCTGGATTGTTTACACGCTCAATCGGCTGCGGGGAGGCCATACGCCGCCACCACCGGCACCGATCGAAGTCGAGACGCGGGAGCGACGGGTCCCCACCGTTCCGGAAGGCGGGGTGCGTGGCGTGGGTGGACCCCAGGGGTTTGAGAGCCCATGA
- a CDS encoding tetratricopeptide repeat protein, whose product MSDDELPAWKPALDAITGARHGGQIDGVLAQLESLDERHPNVAEIAYQLAWTLDSLGREAEALPHYERAISLGLPPNEQSGALIGFGSTLRNLGQTDRAAEVLESGARQFPNQPEFAPFLALVRHDQGRHTEALQLALTTLLDTTEDPGITAYQRALRHYLSQLT is encoded by the coding sequence ATGAGCGACGACGAACTACCTGCTTGGAAGCCCGCCCTCGACGCCATCACCGGTGCTCGTCACGGCGGTCAAATCGACGGCGTCCTGGCGCAATTGGAATCGCTGGACGAGCGCCACCCCAACGTCGCGGAAATCGCCTATCAGCTCGCCTGGACGCTCGACTCACTGGGTCGCGAGGCCGAGGCCCTGCCCCACTACGAACGCGCCATTTCCCTCGGGCTGCCGCCCAACGAGCAAAGCGGCGCGTTGATTGGTTTCGGCTCCACGTTGCGCAACCTCGGTCAGACGGATCGCGCCGCCGAGGTGTTGGAGTCCGGCGCCCGACAATTTCCCAATCAACCGGAATTCGCCCCCTTTCTCGCTCTCGTTCGTCACGATCAGGGCCGCCACACCGAGGCGCTCCAACTCGCGCTCACGACGCTGCTCGACACCACCGAAGACCCCGGCATCACCGCCTACCAGCGTGCCTTGCGTCACTACCTGTCCCAGCTGACCTGA